One Streptomyces sp. CNQ-509 DNA window includes the following coding sequences:
- a CDS encoding MFS transporter, producing MDTTKTEATGSRRWLALAFIGLAQLMIVLDVTIVNIALPSAQADLGISDGDRQWVITAYTLAFGGLLLLGGRIADYTGRRRAFLTGLVGFAAASALGGAAPGFGALLGARAAQGAFAALLAPAALSLLTTSFTEQRDRARAFGIFGAIAAGGGAIGLVAGGALTEYLDWRWCLYVNVPIAVLAAAGWWVLPADTRPQVRQRIDGPGAVLAVTGLVAVVYGCSEAESEGWDSALVLGLLFLGVALLTGFVLYERNAAAPLLPLRVVLSRARGSAFLGIALATVGMFAMFLFLTYYMQVVMGYSALKTGVAFLPLTAGVLAGAGGLASRLLPRVPPRALIVPGLLLASAGTGWLATVDVDTSYAAGVLPAELVLGFGMGMVMAPAINYATHGVRAEEAGVASATVNTAQQIGGSIGTALLNTIATSTTADYLAERLPAAGALEERRAAGGPVPDVVKAGLVEGFSSAYTVASAILVVAAAVVAVVMNTPRPAPAKPGAPAPAPAAHLG from the coding sequence ATGGACACTACAAAAACGGAAGCGACCGGATCACGGCGCTGGCTCGCCCTCGCCTTCATCGGGCTGGCGCAGCTCATGATCGTCCTGGACGTCACGATCGTGAACATCGCCCTGCCGTCCGCGCAGGCGGACCTCGGCATCTCCGACGGCGACCGGCAATGGGTGATCACCGCGTACACCCTGGCCTTCGGCGGCCTGCTGCTCCTCGGCGGCCGGATCGCCGACTACACCGGCCGCCGCCGGGCCTTCCTCACCGGGCTCGTCGGCTTCGCCGCCGCCTCCGCGCTCGGCGGCGCGGCACCCGGCTTCGGCGCGCTGCTGGGCGCGCGGGCCGCGCAGGGGGCGTTCGCCGCGCTGCTCGCGCCGGCGGCGCTATCGCTGCTCACCACGAGCTTCACCGAGCAGCGCGACCGCGCCCGCGCCTTCGGCATCTTCGGCGCGATCGCCGCCGGCGGCGGCGCGATCGGCCTCGTCGCGGGCGGCGCGCTGACCGAGTATCTGGACTGGCGCTGGTGCCTCTACGTGAACGTGCCCATCGCGGTGCTGGCGGCGGCCGGCTGGTGGGTGCTGCCCGCCGACACCCGCCCGCAGGTACGGCAAAGGATCGATGGGCCGGGCGCGGTGCTCGCGGTCACCGGCCTCGTCGCCGTCGTCTACGGGTGCAGCGAGGCGGAGTCGGAGGGCTGGGACTCGGCGCTCGTGCTCGGGCTGCTCTTCCTCGGCGTGGCGCTGCTCACCGGCTTCGTGCTGTACGAGCGGAACGCCGCGGCGCCGCTGCTGCCGCTGCGGGTGGTGCTCAGCCGGGCCCGGGGGAGCGCGTTCCTGGGCATCGCGCTGGCCACCGTGGGGATGTTCGCCATGTTCCTCTTCCTCACGTACTACATGCAGGTCGTCATGGGCTACTCCGCGCTGAAGACCGGAGTGGCGTTCCTGCCGCTGACGGCGGGGGTACTGGCGGGGGCCGGAGGGCTCGCCAGCCGGCTGCTGCCCCGGGTGCCGCCGCGGGCGCTGATCGTCCCCGGGCTGCTGCTCGCGTCGGCCGGCACCGGGTGGCTGGCGACGGTGGACGTGGACACCTCGTACGCGGCCGGGGTGCTGCCCGCGGAGCTGGTCCTGGGCTTCGGGATGGGGATGGTGATGGCCCCGGCGATCAACTACGCGACCCACGGCGTGCGCGCGGAGGAGGCCGGGGTGGCGTCGGCGACGGTCAACACCGCGCAGCAGATCGGCGGCTCGATCGGCACCGCGCTGCTCAACACCATCGCGACAAGCACCACCGCCGACTACCTCGCCGAGCGGCTGCCGGCGGCGGGTGCGCTGGAGGAGCGGCGGGCGGCGGGCGGGCCGGTGCCGGACGTGGTCAAGGCGGGCCTGGTCGAGGGCTTCAGCTCGGCGTACACGGTGGCATCGGCGATCCTCGTCGTGGCCGCGGCGGTGGTGGCGGTGGTGATGAACACCCCGCGCCCCGCCCCCG
- a CDS encoding TetR/AcrR family transcriptional regulator, which produces MRTPMRADARRNRELILKAAGEVFVGEGPDAPLEDVARRAGVGIATLYRNFGSREALIRGVAAATLAELRGAAEEALAGGDEPFEALRRFAHTALNLRIGAVLPALSGRIRIDEELAELRARTLRPVQELIVRAQQAGRLRDDVVFGDVPFMVMRLTLLLPGGGFAEDEALAHRHLELYLDGLRPEAARARGAGLPGPAITAARFIRATDRIVGGNDG; this is translated from the coding sequence ATGCGGACCCCGATGCGCGCGGACGCCCGGCGGAACCGTGAGCTGATCCTGAAGGCGGCCGGCGAGGTCTTCGTGGGCGAGGGCCCCGACGCCCCGCTGGAGGACGTCGCCCGCCGGGCCGGCGTGGGCATCGCCACGCTCTACCGCAACTTCGGCAGCCGCGAGGCGCTGATCCGCGGCGTCGCCGCCGCCACCCTCGCCGAGCTGCGCGGCGCGGCCGAGGAGGCGCTGGCCGGCGGGGACGAGCCGTTCGAGGCGCTGCGCCGGTTCGCCCACACGGCGCTCAACCTGCGGATCGGCGCGGTGCTCCCCGCGCTCTCCGGCCGGATCCGGATCGACGAGGAGCTGGCGGAGCTGCGCGCGCGGACGCTGCGGCCGGTGCAGGAGCTGATCGTACGGGCGCAGCAGGCCGGCCGGCTCCGCGACGACGTGGTCTTCGGCGACGTGCCGTTCATGGTGATGCGGCTGACGCTGCTGCTGCCCGGCGGCGGGTTCGCGGAGGACGAGGCGCTGGCCCACCGCCATCTGGAGCTGTATCTCGACGGGCTGCGCCCCGAGGCCGCCCGCGCCCGCGGCGCGGGGCTGCCGGGCCCGGCGATCACCGCCGCCCGGTTCATCAGGGCGACGGACCGCATCGTCGGCGGGAACGACGGCTAG